The Natronoglycomyces albus genome has a segment encoding these proteins:
- a CDS encoding DivIVA domain-containing protein, protein MTWLLLLTVVVVAGFLAYAIAVWAAGRESLEPEASTSGFADGRIIDERSVAAVTFDTGPRGYRTSQVDEALRRLAWELGRRDEYIAQLEERLRLAREAKKPQPEVVIAENLLDEGEKDNQAAADASASSAASDGPSQAAQRDDNGPLGDSAPGRDN, encoded by the coding sequence ATGACCTGGTTGTTGCTGTTGACGGTGGTTGTTGTGGCCGGTTTTCTGGCCTACGCGATCGCGGTGTGGGCCGCTGGGAGAGAGTCGTTGGAACCGGAGGCCTCGACCTCGGGGTTCGCCGACGGCCGCATTATCGATGAGAGGTCGGTCGCGGCGGTCACTTTCGACACAGGCCCTCGCGGCTATCGCACGAGCCAAGTCGATGAGGCCTTGCGGAGACTGGCCTGGGAGCTGGGTCGGCGAGATGAGTACATCGCGCAGCTGGAGGAGCGACTGCGTCTGGCCAGGGAGGCGAAGAAGCCACAACCGGAGGTGGTGATCGCCGAAAACCTGCTGGACGAGGGCGAGAAAGACAACCAGGCCGCAGCGGATGCGTCGGCCTCTTCGGCTGCCTCGGATGGACCCTCCCAGGCAGCCCAGCGGGACGACAATGGCCCCTTGGGAGACTCCGCCCCTGGTCGTGACAACTAA
- a CDS encoding TIGR00730 family Rossman fold protein — MVGRRKVTADEHLLDSQRSEEWKQRAAWRSLRILSEFVDGFETLSELDQTQAVGVFGSARSGEGTPEYTLGRELGRKLAEAGCTVITGGGPGAMEAANRGAQDRDGMSVGLGIELPFEQGINAYTDLEVDFRYFFVRKVMFLKYSQGFCVLPGGYGTMDELFEALTLVQTNKVGKFPIALIGTEFWGGLVDWLRDTMAKAGNISYADLDLMIVTDDLDEAVDHMVSNCK; from the coding sequence ATGGTAGGTCGCCGCAAAGTAACAGCTGACGAGCACTTGTTGGACTCACAACGATCCGAAGAGTGGAAACAGCGAGCCGCATGGAGGTCGTTGCGTATTCTCTCGGAGTTTGTGGACGGCTTCGAGACCCTCTCAGAATTGGACCAGACGCAAGCGGTCGGAGTTTTCGGTTCGGCGCGTTCGGGCGAAGGAACCCCGGAGTACACGTTGGGCCGCGAGCTGGGACGCAAGCTCGCGGAGGCCGGATGCACCGTCATCACCGGCGGCGGTCCAGGCGCGATGGAGGCCGCGAATCGGGGGGCGCAGGACCGAGACGGAATGTCGGTCGGGTTGGGCATCGAGTTGCCCTTTGAACAGGGCATCAATGCCTACACGGATTTGGAGGTCGACTTTCGTTACTTCTTCGTCCGTAAGGTGATGTTCCTGAAATACAGTCAGGGATTCTGTGTGCTTCCCGGCGGCTACGGGACGATGGATGAGCTGTTCGAAGCTTTGACGTTGGTGCAGACGAATAAGGTAGGCAAGTTCCCCATCGCCCTCATCGGCACCGAATTCTGGGGTGGTTTGGTCGACTGGCTGCGCGACACGATGGCCAAGGCGGGCAATATCAGCTACGCGGATCTCGATCTCATGATCGTCACAGACGACCTAGACGAGGCAGTCGATCATATGGTCTCCAACTGCAAGTGA
- the dapD gene encoding 2,3,4,5-tetrahydropyridine-2,6-dicarboxylate N-succinyltransferase produces MSDFVKDAAWGTGVATVTSDGTVLDVWFSELGLGDFPPDREKPEVDAANPSGTFTRGAAVAITSLAEPPVDTADVYLRLQLLSHRLVVPHSINLEGIFGLLPNNAWTNLGPIPPTLVPEVRLNLRAQGQQLHVKSVDKFPQMTDYVTPSGVRIGDASRVRLGAHLAEGTTVMHEGFVNFNAGTLGTSMVEGRISAGVVVGDGSDIGGGASIMGTLSGGGKEVIAIGERCLLGANSGLGISLGDDCVVAAGCYVTAGAKVSLPDGGVVKAAALSGKNNLMLWTNSQTGAIEARPRKGTWGELNDQLHAHN; encoded by the coding sequence GTGAGTGATTTTGTGAAAGACGCCGCGTGGGGCACCGGTGTAGCCACCGTGACCAGCGACGGCACAGTACTTGACGTGTGGTTTAGCGAGCTGGGCCTAGGAGATTTCCCGCCCGATCGCGAGAAGCCCGAAGTTGACGCGGCCAACCCCAGTGGCACGTTCACCCGAGGTGCGGCCGTGGCCATAACCTCGCTGGCAGAGCCACCGGTCGACACGGCCGATGTTTACCTGCGGCTGCAACTGCTGTCACACCGCCTGGTGGTGCCGCACTCGATCAACCTGGAAGGCATCTTTGGGCTGCTTCCCAATAACGCCTGGACCAACCTGGGGCCAATCCCGCCGACGCTCGTGCCTGAAGTGCGGTTGAACCTGCGGGCACAAGGCCAGCAGCTGCACGTGAAGTCAGTGGATAAATTTCCGCAGATGACCGACTATGTGACGCCTAGCGGGGTCCGGATCGGTGATGCTTCCCGAGTGCGTTTGGGCGCGCATTTGGCCGAGGGCACCACGGTCATGCACGAGGGATTCGTCAACTTCAATGCTGGAACGCTTGGCACCTCCATGGTCGAGGGACGCATTTCGGCCGGGGTTGTCGTCGGTGACGGCTCCGATATCGGTGGTGGCGCGTCGATCATGGGCACGCTTTCCGGCGGAGGCAAGGAAGTCATCGCGATCGGCGAGCGGTGTCTACTGGGGGCTAACTCCGGACTGGGTATCTCGTTGGGCGACGACTGTGTTGTCGCCGCGGGCTGCTATGTCACGGCTGGGGCCAAAGTGTCCCTGCCCGACGGCGGTGTGGTCAAAGCGGCCGCGCTATCGGGCAAGAACAACCTGATGCTGTGGACGAACTCCCAAACCGGAGCCATTGAGGCCCGCCCGCGCAAGGGCACATGGGGCGAGCTCAACGACCAGCTCCACGCGCACAACTAG
- the dapE gene encoding succinyl-diaminopimelate desuccinylase: MTQLSEEVLRDPVACTRALCDIPSVSGDEEAITAAIVSALGDRSYLSLQRLGNTLIYRTDLGRDKRIMLAGHTDTVPVNDNFPTRLEGDTLWGLGTSDMKSGTALALWIAANLDSDQFGGLDNLPYDLSFAFYDCEEVEADRNGLNKVAKAHPAWLDADFAILLEPTYGLVEAGCQGTLRARVHTSGKRSHSARSWLGDNAIHHAGEVLNRLKAYPAAEVDIDGCLYREGLNAVFVNGGIAGNVIPDSCWVEVNYRFAPNKSVEQAFAHVNEIFEGFEVELTDSSPAAQPGLDRSAAQQFVQAAGGEVNAKLGWTDVARFSQLGVPAMNFGPGDPNLAHTHEEHVEQDKIRHCAQVLRRYLSQNNH, encoded by the coding sequence GTGACGCAATTGAGTGAGGAAGTACTCCGCGACCCGGTGGCATGCACGCGCGCGCTGTGCGACATTCCGTCGGTATCAGGAGACGAAGAAGCCATTACCGCCGCGATCGTGAGCGCTTTGGGTGACCGGTCGTACCTGAGTTTGCAGCGGCTGGGCAACACGCTGATTTATCGCACCGACTTGGGCCGTGACAAGCGGATCATGCTGGCCGGGCACACCGACACCGTCCCGGTTAACGACAACTTCCCGACCCGACTCGAGGGCGATACCTTGTGGGGCCTAGGGACGTCGGACATGAAGTCGGGTACGGCTTTGGCACTGTGGATTGCGGCTAATCTGGACTCCGACCAGTTCGGCGGGTTGGACAACCTGCCCTATGACCTGTCGTTCGCCTTCTACGACTGCGAAGAGGTTGAGGCGGACCGCAACGGGTTGAACAAAGTGGCCAAGGCTCACCCCGCCTGGCTCGACGCTGACTTCGCGATCTTGTTGGAACCGACGTACGGCCTGGTCGAGGCTGGCTGTCAGGGAACATTGCGCGCCCGGGTTCACACCTCGGGCAAGCGTTCACACTCGGCGCGCTCATGGTTGGGTGACAACGCCATCCACCACGCGGGTGAAGTGTTGAACAGGTTGAAGGCCTATCCGGCCGCAGAGGTCGACATTGACGGTTGCCTGTATCGGGAGGGTCTCAACGCGGTGTTCGTCAACGGTGGCATAGCCGGAAACGTCATCCCCGACTCGTGTTGGGTCGAGGTGAACTACCGCTTCGCCCCAAATAAGAGCGTCGAGCAGGCTTTTGCGCACGTGAACGAGATTTTCGAGGGGTTCGAGGTGGAACTCACCGACTCTTCTCCAGCGGCTCAGCCTGGCCTGGACCGCTCGGCGGCGCAGCAATTCGTACAGGCGGCGGGGGGCGAGGTCAACGCCAAGTTGGGATGGACCGACGTGGCACGTTTCTCGCAACTGGGAGTTCCCGCCATGAACTTCGGTCCCGGTGACCCGAACCTCGCGCACACGCACGAGGAACACGTCGAACAGGACAAGATCCGCCATTGCGCACAGGTGCTACGGCGATACTTGAGCCAGAACAATCACTAA
- a CDS encoding FtsK/SpoIIIE domain-containing protein produces the protein MGWRAKLEHTAAAIRAATWLADEAGRRLEDKVAHSSMASTMAKQREIVTLLHESAIAATPGWLGLDISSVSEDEPLAADPPGSSAIRLGRVELDERHSFPALVRLVGSGHLVVDGDAADARVSSLLQTLMVRLVAAYPKIEFSLVDGVTLGQVFAPCAPLVDAGIAEPVATDHLSLGKVLTEAEKRIQEVRDAAARSESIADQPYHVIVVAGLPPQIGKTLRERIAAIAHAGPRAHTHVILCGWRSALRHEPPPAIEGGTYLSIGDDVTLSDVPLPVELDEAPSPGLMRSVFGGRARQTQRAATLGVEDLIPEHFWAESSAAALTTVIGRDARGDVPVSFDDATPHWLIGGRTGAGKTVFLLDVLYSLSARYGPDELALYLLDFKEGVSFSEFTPSMGDESWIPQVKAVGVESDREYGVAVLEALRRELSRRASIMKRAGATRLAKLRQLMPDEHLPRIVAVIDEFHVLFNGNDRLARTAVAHLEELARKGRSYGVHLVLASQTISGIEALYAKKDSIFGQFPLRVALPGASHLLDERNESAEGLTVGQAVINTAGGAPGWDRTCQFPDASASEDALAQLRHKLWSARDVNAARPVVFQGFDEQHLVADPTYRTLSAQGLPRALIGRAVDVDVSTVSYTFDASPGRHLAVLGTSTVGVDVVSAAALSVSRQHEPGSVNFVLAPLVAAADEACAELESAFQDAGHSFTKITAAELRDSVMSLNNNPTPTYLVLFGADAAATTVAPKLLHLMQHGPSGGVHVLGWWRGARRFATDMGGPSGREACAGIVALNVSAQELGNVLGDPTCDWTARTNRALFIDRHANTTTLTVPFVKPGRLEEDVSL, from the coding sequence ATGGGTTGGCGCGCAAAACTGGAGCACACTGCGGCCGCGATCCGCGCCGCGACGTGGCTTGCCGATGAGGCCGGTCGTCGGCTTGAGGACAAGGTCGCTCATTCTTCGATGGCCTCCACTATGGCCAAACAACGCGAGATTGTCACCCTGTTGCACGAAAGCGCGATTGCCGCTACTCCCGGCTGGCTGGGGCTCGATATTTCGTCGGTAAGCGAGGATGAGCCGCTGGCCGCCGATCCGCCTGGGTCATCGGCGATTCGGCTGGGACGGGTGGAGCTGGATGAGCGCCATTCTTTTCCCGCGTTGGTGCGCCTGGTCGGATCGGGTCATCTGGTCGTCGATGGTGACGCGGCCGACGCGCGGGTCTCTTCGTTGTTGCAAACGTTGATGGTGCGGCTGGTGGCCGCCTATCCCAAGATCGAGTTCTCCTTGGTCGATGGGGTGACGCTGGGCCAGGTCTTCGCTCCGTGTGCTCCGTTGGTGGACGCTGGTATCGCCGAACCGGTCGCGACGGATCATCTTTCGCTGGGCAAGGTCTTGACTGAGGCGGAGAAGCGCATTCAGGAGGTCCGAGACGCGGCCGCACGGTCTGAGTCAATTGCTGACCAGCCTTATCATGTGATCGTTGTCGCGGGGCTGCCTCCACAAATTGGCAAGACGCTACGGGAGCGCATCGCCGCGATCGCTCATGCTGGGCCTCGCGCCCATACCCATGTGATCTTGTGTGGTTGGCGGTCGGCACTGCGCCATGAGCCGCCACCTGCGATCGAGGGTGGCACGTATCTGTCGATTGGGGACGATGTGACGCTGTCGGACGTCCCGCTGCCGGTGGAGTTGGATGAGGCTCCCTCTCCTGGCCTCATGCGCTCGGTGTTTGGTGGACGTGCCCGCCAGACTCAGCGGGCGGCGACCTTGGGTGTGGAGGATTTGATTCCCGAGCATTTCTGGGCGGAGTCCTCGGCGGCGGCTTTGACGACGGTTATTGGTCGGGATGCCCGGGGCGATGTGCCGGTGTCGTTCGACGATGCCACGCCGCATTGGCTCATTGGCGGGCGTACTGGGGCGGGGAAGACTGTTTTCTTGCTCGATGTGCTCTACAGTCTTTCGGCCCGCTACGGTCCCGATGAGTTGGCGCTGTATTTGTTGGACTTCAAGGAGGGTGTTTCCTTTTCGGAGTTCACCCCGTCGATGGGCGATGAGTCTTGGATTCCGCAGGTGAAGGCGGTCGGGGTTGAGTCGGACCGGGAGTATGGTGTGGCGGTGTTGGAGGCGCTGCGGCGAGAGTTGTCGCGGCGGGCCTCGATCATGAAGCGAGCGGGGGCCACTCGATTGGCCAAGTTGCGCCAGCTGATGCCCGATGAGCACCTGCCGCGCATTGTGGCCGTCATTGACGAATTCCATGTGCTGTTCAACGGCAATGATCGCCTGGCTCGCACCGCCGTGGCACATTTGGAGGAGTTGGCGCGTAAGGGCCGATCCTATGGGGTGCATTTGGTGCTGGCCAGTCAGACAATTTCGGGTATCGAGGCGTTGTACGCGAAGAAGGATTCGATCTTCGGGCAGTTTCCGTTGCGGGTGGCGCTGCCGGGTGCCAGTCACTTGTTGGACGAGCGCAACGAGTCGGCGGAGGGCCTTACTGTGGGCCAGGCTGTGATCAATACGGCCGGGGGCGCTCCCGGGTGGGATCGCACGTGTCAGTTCCCCGATGCTTCGGCGTCCGAGGATGCTTTGGCTCAGTTGCGGCACAAGTTGTGGTCGGCGCGGGATGTCAATGCGGCCCGGCCGGTGGTGTTCCAGGGCTTCGATGAGCAGCATCTGGTAGCTGATCCGACCTATCGAACATTGTCGGCGCAGGGGCTGCCGCGGGCTTTGATCGGCCGCGCCGTGGACGTCGATGTGTCCACAGTGTCTTACACATTCGACGCGAGTCCTGGACGTCACTTGGCGGTGTTGGGCACTTCCACTGTGGGAGTCGATGTCGTCTCGGCTGCGGCGCTGTCGGTGTCACGGCAGCACGAGCCGGGGTCGGTGAACTTCGTTCTCGCCCCGTTGGTGGCCGCTGCCGATGAGGCGTGCGCCGAGTTGGAATCGGCGTTCCAGGACGCTGGCCACAGCTTCACTAAGATCACTGCCGCCGAGCTTCGTGACTCGGTGATGTCCTTGAACAACAATCCCACCCCGACCTACTTGGTTCTCTTTGGTGCTGACGCGGCCGCGACCACGGTGGCGCCCAAACTTTTGCACCTGATGCAGCACGGCCCTTCCGGTGGCGTTCACGTTCTTGGCTGGTGGCGCGGTGCTCGGCGTTTCGCCACTGATATGGGTGGGCCTTCCGGGCGCGAGGCCTGCGCCGGGATTGTCGCTCTCAATGTGTCAGCCCAAGAGTTGGGCAATGTGTTGGGCGACCCGACCTGTGATTGGACGGCCCGAACCAACCGGGCCTTGTTCATTGACCGCCATGCCAACACCACAACGCTGACCGTGCCTTTCGTCAAGCCCGGCCGTCTGGAGGAGGACGTATCCCTATGA
- a CDS encoding Mrp/NBP35 family ATP-binding protein codes for MSDASVITEAVREALGKVNDPEIRRPITELGMVDTIDVDGSTVNVRILLTIAACPLKDQLLRDVTLAAQTVEGVVDVNVEFGTMTDEQRKDLQTKLRGSSGAGSEPVIPFNQPGCRTRVYAVASGKGGVGKSSMTVNLAAALAKRGLSVGVADADIYGHSVPRMLGSEEVPTQVEDMIMPPQAHGVKVISIGMFTRGNAAVVWRGPMLHRALQQFLADVYWGELDVLLLDLPPGTGDIAISVAQLLPGAELLVVTTPQQAAAEVAERAGAIATQTHQRLAGVVENMSWMTMPDGTRTEPFGAGGGQQVSDALTRDLGANVPLLGQVPLDPTLREASDNGEPIVLSNPESEVAKAIDAVAEKLAVRRESLAGKPLGLSPAGR; via the coding sequence ATGTCAGATGCTTCCGTGATCACCGAGGCCGTCCGAGAGGCCCTCGGGAAGGTCAACGATCCTGAAATTCGCCGTCCCATCACAGAGCTGGGAATGGTCGACACCATTGATGTCGACGGGTCCACAGTCAATGTCCGCATCCTGCTGACCATCGCCGCGTGCCCGCTGAAAGACCAACTCCTGCGTGACGTGACCCTCGCCGCGCAGACGGTCGAAGGCGTTGTCGACGTCAATGTCGAGTTCGGCACCATGACCGATGAACAGCGCAAAGACCTGCAAACAAAGCTGCGCGGCAGCAGCGGCGCGGGCAGTGAGCCAGTCATCCCGTTCAACCAGCCCGGCTGCCGGACCCGCGTCTACGCGGTCGCCTCGGGCAAGGGCGGCGTCGGTAAGTCGTCAATGACGGTGAACTTGGCGGCGGCCCTGGCCAAGCGCGGCCTGAGCGTCGGAGTGGCAGACGCCGACATCTACGGCCACTCCGTCCCGCGCATGTTGGGGTCCGAAGAGGTCCCCACGCAGGTAGAAGACATGATCATGCCGCCGCAGGCTCACGGCGTCAAGGTCATCTCAATCGGCATGTTCACCCGTGGCAACGCCGCTGTGGTGTGGCGGGGCCCCATGCTGCACCGCGCTTTGCAACAGTTCCTGGCAGATGTTTACTGGGGCGAGTTGGATGTTTTGCTGCTCGACTTGCCGCCCGGCACTGGTGACATCGCGATTTCGGTGGCGCAGTTGCTTCCGGGCGCGGAGCTGCTAGTCGTGACTACTCCACAGCAAGCCGCCGCTGAGGTGGCCGAGCGGGCGGGCGCGATCGCAACCCAAACTCACCAGCGCCTCGCAGGCGTGGTGGAGAACATGTCCTGGATGACGATGCCCGATGGCACCCGAACCGAACCCTTCGGCGCCGGCGGAGGCCAGCAGGTCTCCGACGCGCTGACGAGGGATTTGGGTGCCAATGTGCCGCTGCTAGGACAAGTGCCGCTGGACCCGACCTTGCGCGAGGCTTCCGACAACGGCGAGCCGATCGTGCTATCGAACCCGGAAAGCGAAGTGGCCAAGGCCATTGACGCGGTGGCCGAAAAACTAGCTGTGCGCCGCGAGAGCCTCGCGGGCAAGCCGCTGGGCCTCTCCCCTGCCGGACGCTAG
- a CDS encoding M18 family aminopeptidase, whose translation MPRFDRSLAEDLAAYIHASPTPSHACEQAAVRLRAAGFQQLAETQQWPTEPGGYFLIRGGSLVGWYVRESGQFQHGFRVFGGHTDSPTLRVKPLPDVGKAGWQQIGVEIYGGVPHDTWLDRDLGVAGRLALRSGETVLVHVDRPLLRVPRLAIHLDRRVNVDGNKLNAQTQMTPIWGLGEPTQGEFVAFLADEAGVDAADVLGFDVVTCGTERPAFLGRDSEFLAAPRLDNLMSTHAGVAALIAAAQEESDVVPVLIANDHEEIGSVSYSGAQSPLLDTVLRRLIGTDGACDPATAAQVLARSAMMSSDTGHAVHPNYAERHEPDTHPLPNGGPMLKINGEQNYATSAEGQALFTRACEAAEVPSQFYVQRNDLPCGSTIGAITSARLGVQTVDVGPAILSMHSAREMCGTDDTHYLAQMALAFMTGA comes from the coding sequence ATGCCCCGTTTTGACCGCTCTCTGGCCGAGGACTTGGCGGCGTATATCCACGCCAGCCCGACTCCGTCTCACGCCTGCGAGCAGGCCGCCGTTCGTTTGCGTGCCGCAGGTTTTCAACAGCTTGCCGAGACGCAACAGTGGCCGACCGAGCCCGGCGGCTATTTTCTGATCCGGGGCGGTTCGCTGGTCGGCTGGTATGTGCGCGAATCCGGCCAGTTCCAGCACGGTTTCCGAGTGTTCGGAGGGCACACCGACTCGCCCACATTGCGAGTCAAGCCGCTGCCTGACGTGGGCAAGGCCGGTTGGCAGCAAATCGGCGTAGAGATTTACGGCGGGGTACCGCATGACACGTGGCTAGATCGGGACTTGGGAGTGGCGGGGCGTTTGGCGCTGCGCAGCGGCGAGACTGTCCTAGTCCATGTGGATCGGCCACTATTGCGGGTTCCGCGGCTGGCGATCCACTTGGATCGAAGGGTGAACGTCGACGGCAATAAGCTCAACGCGCAGACGCAGATGACGCCGATTTGGGGCCTGGGCGAGCCAACGCAGGGTGAGTTTGTTGCCTTCCTAGCCGATGAGGCCGGGGTCGACGCGGCCGACGTGCTTGGTTTCGATGTGGTCACGTGTGGCACCGAACGCCCAGCTTTCTTGGGCCGTGACAGCGAATTCTTGGCCGCACCCCGGCTGGACAACCTTATGAGCACTCACGCGGGGGTCGCGGCTTTGATCGCGGCCGCGCAAGAGGAGTCGGATGTCGTCCCGGTCCTGATCGCCAACGATCATGAAGAGATTGGCTCCGTATCGTATTCGGGCGCGCAGTCTCCGCTGTTGGATACGGTGTTGCGTCGCTTGATCGGCACCGATGGGGCATGCGACCCGGCCACGGCCGCCCAGGTGCTCGCCCGCTCGGCGATGATGTCTTCGGACACCGGCCACGCGGTTCACCCCAACTACGCGGAACGTCATGAGCCGGACACACATCCGTTGCCCAACGGCGGCCCCATGTTGAAGATCAATGGGGAACAAAACTATGCCACCAGCGCCGAGGGCCAGGCGTTGTTCACCCGTGCGTGTGAGGCGGCCGAGGTGCCTTCGCAGTTTTATGTGCAGCGCAATGACTTGCCGTGTGGTTCGACCATTGGGGCAATCACCTCGGCACGGCTGGGAGTGCAAACGGTTGATGTCGGACCGGCGATCCTGTCGATGCATTCGGCCCGGGAAATGTGTGGAACGGACGATACGCATTACTTGGCACAGATGGCGTTGGCCTTTATGACCGGGGCGTAG
- the folP gene encoding dihydropteroate synthase produces MADMTTLRLGVEERYREFAEGEFAVMAIVNRTPDSFFDQGATFAFDKAIEAADQAVTQGADIIDVGGVKAGEGEPLPVEEEIERTVPFIAALRTMHPRVLISIDTFHEAVARAAVAAGADLINDTWAGWDKGIYAAAADTGAGLVCSHTGGLAPRTIVKKAVYDDVVDQVRRDLVTSAEYAVQRGVRPDGILIDPTHDFGKHTYHSLELTRRLGELAATGWPVLVALSRKDFIGETLDLPPKERLFGTLGATAVSALNGARMFRAHDVRATRELLDMVATIQGSREPKAPMRSL; encoded by the coding sequence ATAGCCGACATGACAACACTGCGACTGGGCGTTGAAGAGCGATACCGGGAGTTCGCGGAGGGGGAATTCGCCGTGATGGCGATCGTCAACCGCACCCCTGATTCATTCTTTGACCAAGGAGCGACGTTCGCATTCGACAAAGCGATAGAGGCAGCCGACCAAGCGGTGACGCAAGGGGCCGACATCATCGATGTCGGTGGCGTCAAAGCAGGTGAGGGGGAACCGCTTCCAGTGGAGGAGGAGATCGAACGGACCGTCCCGTTCATCGCCGCGCTGCGCACGATGCACCCACGAGTGCTGATTTCGATCGACACCTTTCACGAGGCGGTGGCTCGGGCGGCGGTGGCGGCCGGAGCCGACCTCATCAACGACACCTGGGCTGGCTGGGACAAGGGAATCTATGCGGCCGCGGCCGACACCGGGGCCGGGTTGGTCTGTTCTCACACCGGGGGGCTGGCTCCGCGCACGATCGTGAAAAAGGCGGTATATGACGACGTGGTTGACCAGGTGCGTCGCGACCTGGTCACATCGGCCGAATACGCGGTCCAGCGGGGGGTGCGACCCGACGGCATACTCATCGACCCGACCCACGACTTCGGCAAACACACCTATCACTCGCTGGAACTGACGCGGCGTTTGGGCGAGTTGGCCGCAACTGGCTGGCCAGTGCTGGTGGCGCTGTCGCGTAAGGACTTCATCGGCGAGACTCTCGACCTGCCTCCGAAGGAACGGCTATTCGGGACCTTGGGCGCGACGGCGGTTTCGGCGCTCAACGGGGCGCGCATGTTCCGCGCGCACGATGTCCGTGCCACGCGGGAGTTGTTGGACATGGTGGCGACTATTCAAGGCAGCCGCGAGCCGAAAGCCCCCATGCGAAGCCTCTAA